A stretch of Halichondria panicea chromosome 1, odHalPani1.1, whole genome shotgun sequence DNA encodes these proteins:
- the LOC135339015 gene encoding uncharacterized protein LOC135339015 isoform X1, which produces MQQQPSISLLYALMGDYTSLTFSFLLLGTFTKAVTAQQFAIEPESVVQSEGLLAEFECLSPGILAHAWFVNGIASTSLTSEIRVVAGSEGRPSVLTIPASSQYNNSVLQCAAISVSGGVFSRNATLIVERVSIEVVNSPTNIAVTVTNNFTMKTLTFRVHISLTTLGTNEMVALPPLNGGQNQARFNYRQPDNHTICDIFTFTVIPFSESGIEGRSSEPVTGFFTTVSGGNVTPLISQGENVLRKIVYIGGMVPNCTSFTSYQVISEILSAPIRKTIEDPLMINFSLPTDQRTNICVTLTSIMGVHLIFQNIPIITTDIQDLIVNVCPQENCVSVSIVYVEHTLSPGAMVCVIRLLSDVSLDFTSIKIETIRRNTNNNFTIPVARSGLYRVIAFDLENNNNIHVPRIPISIAADSETTFVSNKSSTEPNSPPNSEDITVTRLPNGSAEVTCTISDQSNCLVLVLSTKSPTSLDPMVVIGFIEPPNDRTTVTLNATSDVYVVVYTWNSDSDETIFDGQVSFISRLEQPTSPPLSLSPPVPMQNLIVLTIAGIITVVVVLLLLVVTVTIVVAMVIVKRKQSCSTCRGEIINKNGHVTSSMHADEVPESDGRVDWSSTFAGIEQPNEAYATVLMKNIAYEQIKKPRGQRIDDSQAPVAAEGEYESIEPVHQYEEVLPQGKASRANYVDIN; this is translated from the exons ATGCAGCAGCAACCAAGTATTTCACTTCTATATGCTTTGATGGGTGATTACACGAGTTTGACATTTTCTTTCTTGTTGCTTGGGACATTCACCAAAGCTGTAACAG cccAGCAGTTTGCAATTGAGCCTGAGTCAGTGGTACAATCCGAGGGATTGTTGGCAGAGTTTGAGTGCCTGTCTCCTGGAATACTAGCTCATGCTTGGTTTGTGAATGGCATAGCGTCTACAAGTCTTACATCTGAAATCAGAGTAGTTGCAGGAAGTGAAGGTCGTCCCTCAGTGCTGACCATTCCAGCTAGCTCACAGTACAACAATAGTGTCCTACAGTGTGCAGCAATTTCAGTGAGTGGTGGAGTCTTTTCAAGGAATGCAACATTGATAGTTG AGCGTGTATCTATAGAGGTGGTAAATAGTCCAACCAACATTGCGGTTACCGTGACGAATAACTTCACTATGAAAACCCTCACCTTCCGTGTGCACATCTCTCTCACTACTCTGGGCACTAATGAGATGGTTGCACTCCCTCCTCTAAATGGTGGACAAAATCAAGCACGATTTAATTATAGACAACCTGATAACCACACCATCTGTGATATATTCACCTTCACTGTGATTCCATTTAGTGAGTCAGGAATAGAAGGAAGATCCAGTGAACCAGTCACTGGGTTCTTTACAACAGTATCAG GTGGTAATGTCACTCCCCTCATCAGTCAGGGAGAAAATGTGTTGAGAAAAATTGTATATATTGGTGGCATG GTACCCAACTGTACCAGTTTCACTTCCTACCAAGTTATCTCAGAAATTTTATCAGCACCCATCCGTAAGACCATTGAAGACCCTCTAATGATAAATTTCTCTCTTCCCACTGACCAAAGAACCAACATCTGTGTGACACTCACTTCGATTATGGGTGTACATCTCATATTCCAGAACATACCAATTA TTACAACTGATATTCAAGATTTGATTGTAAACGTTTGCCCTCAAGAAAACTGTGttagtgtgagcattgtgtATGTTGAACATACCCTCTCTCCCGGAGCTATGGTTTGTGTGATACGTCTATTATCTGATGTCTCACTGGACTTTACAAGCATTAAAATAGAGACGATTCGACGAAATACGAATAACAATTTTACCATCCCTGTGGCTCGCAGTGGATTATACAGAGTGATTGCCTTTGACCTCGAGAACAAcaacaatatacatgtaccaagaATACCCATCTCCATAGCAGCCGACAGTGAAACTACGTTTGTAAGCAATA AATCTTCCACTGAACCAAATTCTCCACCTAATTCTGAGGACATCACTGTCACCAGACTACCAAATGGAAGTGCTGAAGTGACTTGCACTATTTCTGACCAGAGTAATTGTCTAGTGTTGGTTCTGTCTACAAAATCTCCTACTTCTCTTGATCCGATGGTGGTGATTGGTTTTATTGAACCACCTAATGACAGAACCACTGTCACTCTTAATGCCACTTCCGATGTTTATGTTGTAGTATACACCTGGAATAGTGATTCTGATGAGACCATCTTTGATGGACAAGTATCTTTCATTAGCCGACTAGAACAACCAACTA GTCCTCCACTTTCACTATCACCTCCAGTTCCAATGCAAAATTTAATAGTACTAACAATAGCAG GTATCATAACTGTGGTCGTGGTGCTGCTTCTCCTGGTAGTCACCGTAACTATCGTTGTAGCCATGGTTATTGTGAAGAGGAAACAAAGCTGTTCTACATGTAGAGGTGAAATTATTAATAAAAATGGTCATGTTACTtcttccatgcatgcagatgaGGTTCCAGAATCAGATGGACGAGTGGATTGGTCATCAACATTTGCAGGAATTGAGCAGCCCAACGAAGCTTATGCTACAGTACTCATGAAAAACATTGCCTATGAGCAAATAAAGAAACCACGGGGACAGAGGATCGATGACTCACAAGCCCCGGTAGCTGCAGAGGGAGAGTATGAAAGCATTGAGCCAGTTCATCAGTACGAGGAAGTGTTGCCTCAGGGGAAAGCAAGTCGTGCAAACTACGTGGACATCAACTGA
- the LOC135338765 gene encoding uncharacterized protein LOC135338765 isoform X9 — protein sequence MESVATTTSWTIVLYVSVGQLLIATPIEALKFSIEPESVVQAEGLLAKFECLSPDAISHAWFVNDRPSTSSDFSSEIEVVRGTSGRPSVLTIPASSQFNNSVVQCAAFLLSGGVLSRSATLIVERVSIEVVNNETSITISVTNNFTMKTLTFRVHISLTTLGTNEMVALPPLNGGQNQVQFNYRQPDNHTVCDIFTFIVTPFSESGMEGRSSEPVTGFFTTVTDNNNVAPLISQGGNVLRKIVHLGDMVPNCTNFTSYQVNTDVLEPIRDPQVIYLSLPTDQIINISVTLTSITGVRLIFKDMLIRTTDVQNLSVDVCPKGNCARIEYVEGTLSPGALVCVIRITDGELDFQSMRLVPIRRNMSNNFTIPVAVSGNYSVVAFDLENNSMSVPRMPISVAADNETMFLSDKSSTEPSFPPNSEGITVTKLSNESTEVTCTTSGQSCLALFQSKTSPTSLNPMVMISLNEPPNDRTTVTLNTTSDVYVVVYTWNSDSGETIFDGKVSFISQLELPTSPPPTQSPPDTTGSPAPSPILMIVLIIIGAGILIVLVIAIFIVVGILYLVKRCKRRNYKVVHSSSNHRQFESNSQGRSTNRASPELGASITSQVAFYDVARPENMSLECITADTDDTLPPGYDVVRAENMPSPEYETVPLVQPAKPTFTSDNPPPLPPPMIRGDSSEASDLPPAYNPAVDNESVGVMSVESSISHGQSVDEEVDESVERDLSVSTVEHDGTTEEAIGSTEAQLDVDLVDTVRGAESGAGNNDHSEQEAMIAVQTLDNNGVLTEETTSTSQAKDERTEDEGDGGLETKITAQLVKHKPIDKLMMKDSSKVGYSKVDNDKLKPVVPPPALLPRQLPLLPTHETLMDLLHNVDNKWENIAKALNFDEDRVDEIFTNNENEYLRLYELMEYYFMNVHCSHSWEEMVRVLTEIGEHSLAERIKAEKIQDQDAHDADSYLKAVEANNCDESTQASVRGNESKVVPPTQNDLSHPQVVDPLPIDKSNQSSVKEENDKNQLNVTKLGDTQLGHDRSMIVPPQPNYVTPSLL from the exons ATGGAGTCAGTGGCAACTACAACCAGCTGGACAATCGTCTTGTATGTTTCAGTTGGGCAGCTTCTTATAGCCACACCTATTGAAG CCCTGAAGTTTTCAATTGAGCCCGAGTCAGTGGTACAAGCCGAGGGATTATTGGCAAAGTTTGAGTGCTTGTCTCCTGATGCAATATCTCATGCTTGGTTTGTGAATGACAGACCGTCTACTAGCTCTGACTTCTCATCGGAAATCGAAGTAGTTAGAGGCACTTCAGGTCGTCCCTCAGTGCTGACCATCCCAGCCAGCTCACAGTTCAACAACAGTGTCGTTCAGTGTGCAGCATTTTTACTGAGTGGTGGAGTCTTATCAAGGAGTGCAACCTTGATAGTTG AGCGTGTATCTATTGAGGTGGTGAATAATGAAACCAGCATTACCATCTCTGTGACGAATAACTTCACTATGAAAACCCTCACCTTCCGTGTGCACATCTCTCTCACTACTCTGGGCACTAATGAGATGGTTGCACTCCCTCCTCTAAATGGTGGACAAAATCAAGTGCAGTTTAATTACAGACAACCTGACAACCACACTGTCTGTGATATATTCACCTTCATTGTGACTCCATTTAGTGAGTCAGGAATGGAAGGAAGATCCAGTGAACCAGTCACTGGGTTCTTTACAACAGTAACAG ATAATAACAATGTCGCTCCCCTCATCAGTCAGGGAGGAAATGTGTTGAGGAAAATAGTACATCTCGGTGATATG GTACCCAACTGTACCAACTTCACCTCCTACCAAGTGAACACTGACGTATTGGAACCCATCAGAGACCCCCAAGTGATATATTTATCTCTTCCCACTGACCAGATAATCAACATTTCTGTGACACTTACTTCGATCACAGGGGTGCGTCTCATATTCAAGGACATGCTAATCA GAACAACTGATGTTCAAAATTTGAGTGTGGACGTTTGCCCTAAAGGAAACTGTGCAAGAATTGAGTATGTTGAAGGTACCCTCTCTCCCGGAGCTCTCGTCTGTGTGATACGTATCACTGATGGAGAGTTGGATTTTCAAAGCATGAGACTAGTGCCAATTCGACGGAATATGAGTAACAATTTTACCATCCCGGTGGCTGTTAGTGGAAATTACAGTGTGGTTGCATTTGACCTTGAGAACAACAGTATGAGTGTACCAAGAATGCCCATATCTGTGGCGGCCGACAATGAAACTATGTTTTTGAGCGATA AATCTTCAACTGAACCAAGTTTTCCACCTAATTCTGAGGGCATTACTGTCACTAAACTATCAAATGAAAGTACTGAAGTGACCTGTACTACCTCTGGCCAGAGTTGTCTAGCGTTGTTTCAATCTAAAACCTCTCCAACCTCTCTTAATCCGATGGTGATGATTAGTCTTAATGAACCACCTAATGACAGAACCACTGTCACTCTTAATACCACTTCTGATGTTTATGTGGTAGTGTACACTTGGAACAGTGATTCTGGTGAGACCATCTTTGATGGGAAGGTATCCTTCATTAGTCAATTGGAGCTACCAACTA GTCCTCCCCCTACACAATCACCTCCTGATACTACTGGATCTCCAGCTCCATCGCCCATACTCATGATAGTACTAATAATAATAGGAGCAGGTATAC TCATTGTTCTGGTCATTGCAATTTTCATTGTTGTCGGTATTCTGTATCTGGTGAAGAGATGCAAACGACGAAACTACAAGGTGGTGCATTCCAGCTCCAATCATCGTCAATTtgaaag CAATTCTCAGGGCAGATCAACAAACAGAGCTTCCCCAGAATTG GGTGCCTCAATAACATCTCAAGTAGCATTTTACGATGTCGCCCGCCCTGAGAACATGTCTCTGGAATGCATCACAGCTGACACTGACGATACACTTCCACCAGGTTATGACGTTGTGCGTGCAGAGAACATGCCAAGTCCTGAATACGAAACTGTACCATTAGTTCAGCCAGCCAAACCTACATTCACTAGTGATAACCCTCCACCCCTTCCCCCTCCCATGATACGAGGAGACAGTAGTGAGGCATCTGATCTACCACCTGCCTACAATCCTGCCGTGGATAACGAGAGTGTTGGTGTTATGTCAGTAGAGAGCTCTATCAGCCACGGTCAGTCAGTAGATGAGGAGGTTGATGAGTCGGTGGAGAGAGATCTATCAGTCAGCACCGTGGAACATGATGGTACTACGGAAGAGGCCATTGGTAGCACTGAAGCTCAACTGGATGTTGACCTTGTAGACACAGTACGAGGTGCAGAGAGTGGAGCTGGTAACAATGACCATAGTGAACAAGAGGCAATGATCGCTGTGCAG ACACTAGACAACAATGGGGTGCTTACAGAGGAGACCACTAGCACTTCACAAGCAAAGGACGAGCGTACAGAGGATGAAGGTGACGGTGGACTTGAGACAAAGATTACTGCACAA TTGGTAAAGCACAAACCTATTGACAAGTTGATGATGAAGGACTCATCCAAGGTCGGCTACTCGAAGGTGGACAATGACAAACTCAAACCAGTCGTCCCACCACCAG CTCTTCTACCACGACAACTCCCACTACTGCCCACCCACGAGACGCTCATGGATCTGCTACACAACGTTGACAATAAGTGGGAGAATATCGCCAAAGCACTGAACTTTGACGAGGACAGAGTCGACGAAATCTTTACCAACAACGAAAATGAATATCTCCGACTATACGAACTGATGGAGTATTACTTCATGAACGTCCATTGCAGTCACTCTTGGGAGGAGATGGTGCGAGTGCTGACGGAGATAGGGGAGCATAGTTTGGCTGAGAGAATAAAAGCAGAGAAAatacaag
- the LOC135339015 gene encoding uncharacterized protein LOC135339015 isoform X2: protein MQQQPSISLLYALMGDYTSLTFSFLLLGTFTKAVTAQQFAIEPESVVQSEGLLAEFECLSPGILAHAWFVNGIASTSLTSEIRVVAGSEGRPSVLTIPASSQYNNSVLQCAAISVSGGVFSRNATLIVERVSIEVVNSPTNIAVTVTNNFTMKTLTFRVHISLTTLGTNEMVALPPLNGGQNQARFNYRQPDNHTICDIFTFTVIPFSESGIEGRSSEPVTGFFTTVSGGNVTPLISQGENVLRKIVYIGGMVPNCTSFTSYQVISEILSAPIRKTIEDPLMINFSLPTDQRTNICVTLTSIMGVHLIFQNIPIITTDIQDLIVNVCPQENCVSVSIVYVEHTLSPGAMVCVIRLLSDVSLDFTSIKIETIRRNTNNNFTIPVARSGLYRVIAFDLENNNNIHVPRIPISIAADSETTFVSNKSSTEPNSPPNSEDITVTRLPNGSAEVTCTISDQSNCLVLVLSTKSPTSLDPMVVIGFIEPPNDRTTVTLNATSDVYVVVYTWNSDSDETIFDGQVSFISRLEQPTSPPLSLSPPVPMQNLIVLTIAGIITVVVVLLLLVVTVTIVVAMVIVKRKQSCSTCRDEVPESDGRVDWSSTFAGIEQPNEAYATVLMKNIAYEQIKKPRGQRIDDSQAPVAAEGEYESIEPVHQYEEVLPQGKASRANYVDIN from the exons ATGCAGCAGCAACCAAGTATTTCACTTCTATATGCTTTGATGGGTGATTACACGAGTTTGACATTTTCTTTCTTGTTGCTTGGGACATTCACCAAAGCTGTAACAG cccAGCAGTTTGCAATTGAGCCTGAGTCAGTGGTACAATCCGAGGGATTGTTGGCAGAGTTTGAGTGCCTGTCTCCTGGAATACTAGCTCATGCTTGGTTTGTGAATGGCATAGCGTCTACAAGTCTTACATCTGAAATCAGAGTAGTTGCAGGAAGTGAAGGTCGTCCCTCAGTGCTGACCATTCCAGCTAGCTCACAGTACAACAATAGTGTCCTACAGTGTGCAGCAATTTCAGTGAGTGGTGGAGTCTTTTCAAGGAATGCAACATTGATAGTTG AGCGTGTATCTATAGAGGTGGTAAATAGTCCAACCAACATTGCGGTTACCGTGACGAATAACTTCACTATGAAAACCCTCACCTTCCGTGTGCACATCTCTCTCACTACTCTGGGCACTAATGAGATGGTTGCACTCCCTCCTCTAAATGGTGGACAAAATCAAGCACGATTTAATTATAGACAACCTGATAACCACACCATCTGTGATATATTCACCTTCACTGTGATTCCATTTAGTGAGTCAGGAATAGAAGGAAGATCCAGTGAACCAGTCACTGGGTTCTTTACAACAGTATCAG GTGGTAATGTCACTCCCCTCATCAGTCAGGGAGAAAATGTGTTGAGAAAAATTGTATATATTGGTGGCATG GTACCCAACTGTACCAGTTTCACTTCCTACCAAGTTATCTCAGAAATTTTATCAGCACCCATCCGTAAGACCATTGAAGACCCTCTAATGATAAATTTCTCTCTTCCCACTGACCAAAGAACCAACATCTGTGTGACACTCACTTCGATTATGGGTGTACATCTCATATTCCAGAACATACCAATTA TTACAACTGATATTCAAGATTTGATTGTAAACGTTTGCCCTCAAGAAAACTGTGttagtgtgagcattgtgtATGTTGAACATACCCTCTCTCCCGGAGCTATGGTTTGTGTGATACGTCTATTATCTGATGTCTCACTGGACTTTACAAGCATTAAAATAGAGACGATTCGACGAAATACGAATAACAATTTTACCATCCCTGTGGCTCGCAGTGGATTATACAGAGTGATTGCCTTTGACCTCGAGAACAAcaacaatatacatgtaccaagaATACCCATCTCCATAGCAGCCGACAGTGAAACTACGTTTGTAAGCAATA AATCTTCCACTGAACCAAATTCTCCACCTAATTCTGAGGACATCACTGTCACCAGACTACCAAATGGAAGTGCTGAAGTGACTTGCACTATTTCTGACCAGAGTAATTGTCTAGTGTTGGTTCTGTCTACAAAATCTCCTACTTCTCTTGATCCGATGGTGGTGATTGGTTTTATTGAACCACCTAATGACAGAACCACTGTCACTCTTAATGCCACTTCCGATGTTTATGTTGTAGTATACACCTGGAATAGTGATTCTGATGAGACCATCTTTGATGGACAAGTATCTTTCATTAGCCGACTAGAACAACCAACTA GTCCTCCACTTTCACTATCACCTCCAGTTCCAATGCAAAATTTAATAGTACTAACAATAGCAG GTATCATAACTGTGGTCGTGGTGCTGCTTCTCCTGGTAGTCACCGTAACTATCGTTGTAGCCATGGTTATTGTGAAGAGGAAACAAAGCTGTTCTACATGTAGAG atgaGGTTCCAGAATCAGATGGACGAGTGGATTGGTCATCAACATTTGCAGGAATTGAGCAGCCCAACGAAGCTTATGCTACAGTACTCATGAAAAACATTGCCTATGAGCAAATAAAGAAACCACGGGGACAGAGGATCGATGACTCACAAGCCCCGGTAGCTGCAGAGGGAGAGTATGAAAGCATTGAGCCAGTTCATCAGTACGAGGAAGTGTTGCCTCAGGGGAAAGCAAGTCGTGCAAACTACGTGGACATCAACTGA
- the LOC135342652 gene encoding uncharacterized protein LOC135342652 gives MRLSATYDIYTLPQVESSTSGTKTYIVVIPNHCASGWTPPNYLHPITSHKLYSSLCLPVTLYGSELWSLTKTDLTMLERIHRKILHTIQGLPTRCPSLALTSLIRFLSGCDGLELDALRFRYRTTNAAPGDAICKLCNLEDESPSHFLSTCPTLSSPREALIAVTPISVRAHITIRTSAVCCLVSFGL, from the exons atgcggttgtcagccacttaCGATATTTATACTCTGCCTCAAGTAGAGTCAAGTACCAGTGGAACAAAAACGTATATTGTCGTGATACCCAACCACTGCGCCagtggttggactccgcccaactatcTTCACCCCATCACATCTCACAAATTGTACTCATCTCTCTGCCTCCCAGTTACGCTCTACGGGTCAGAGCTTTGGTCCCTCACAAAAACTGACCTAACAATGTTGGAAAGAATCCATAGAAAAATCCTACATACGATTCAGGGCCTCCCTACCAGATGTCCCTCGCTAGCACTCACAAGTCTTATCCGATTCCTCTCTG GCTGTGATGGCCTAGAACTAGATGCATTAAGGTTTAGATACAGGACAACAAATGCCGCACCGGGTGATGCAATTTGCAAACTCTGCAACCTAGAAGATGAATCACCCTCCCACTTCTTGTCAACCTGCCCAACTCTCTCCTCACCCAGAGAGGCTCTCATAGCTGTTACTCCGATTAGCGTGAGAGCTCACATCACTATAAGGACCTCTGCGGTCTGCTGCTTGGTCTCGTTTGGCCTTTAG
- the LOC135339015 gene encoding uncharacterized protein LOC135339015 isoform X3 → MHTCTAQQFAIEPESVVQSEGLLAEFECLSPGILAHAWFVNGIASTSLTSEIRVVAGSEGRPSVLTIPASSQYNNSVLQCAAISVSGGVFSRNATLIVERVSIEVVNSPTNIAVTVTNNFTMKTLTFRVHISLTTLGTNEMVALPPLNGGQNQARFNYRQPDNHTICDIFTFTVIPFSESGIEGRSSEPVTGFFTTVSGGNVTPLISQGENVLRKIVYIGGMVPNCTSFTSYQVISEILSAPIRKTIEDPLMINFSLPTDQRTNICVTLTSIMGVHLIFQNIPIITTDIQDLIVNVCPQENCVSVSIVYVEHTLSPGAMVCVIRLLSDVSLDFTSIKIETIRRNTNNNFTIPVARSGLYRVIAFDLENNNNIHVPRIPISIAADSETTFVSNKSSTEPNSPPNSEDITVTRLPNGSAEVTCTISDQSNCLVLVLSTKSPTSLDPMVVIGFIEPPNDRTTVTLNATSDVYVVVYTWNSDSDETIFDGQVSFISRLEQPTSPPLSLSPPVPMQNLIVLTIAGIITVVVVLLLLVVTVTIVVAMVIVKRKQSCSTCRGEIINKNGHVTSSMHADEVPESDGRVDWSSTFAGIEQPNEAYATVLMKNIAYEQIKKPRGQRIDDSQAPVAAEGEYESIEPVHQYEEVLPQGKASRANYVDIN, encoded by the exons atgcacacatgcacagcccAGCAGTTTGCAATTGAGCCTGAGTCAGTGGTACAATCCGAGGGATTGTTGGCAGAGTTTGAGTGCCTGTCTCCTGGAATACTAGCTCATGCTTGGTTTGTGAATGGCATAGCGTCTACAAGTCTTACATCTGAAATCAGAGTAGTTGCAGGAAGTGAAGGTCGTCCCTCAGTGCTGACCATTCCAGCTAGCTCACAGTACAACAATAGTGTCCTACAGTGTGCAGCAATTTCAGTGAGTGGTGGAGTCTTTTCAAGGAATGCAACATTGATAGTTG AGCGTGTATCTATAGAGGTGGTAAATAGTCCAACCAACATTGCGGTTACCGTGACGAATAACTTCACTATGAAAACCCTCACCTTCCGTGTGCACATCTCTCTCACTACTCTGGGCACTAATGAGATGGTTGCACTCCCTCCTCTAAATGGTGGACAAAATCAAGCACGATTTAATTATAGACAACCTGATAACCACACCATCTGTGATATATTCACCTTCACTGTGATTCCATTTAGTGAGTCAGGAATAGAAGGAAGATCCAGTGAACCAGTCACTGGGTTCTTTACAACAGTATCAG GTGGTAATGTCACTCCCCTCATCAGTCAGGGAGAAAATGTGTTGAGAAAAATTGTATATATTGGTGGCATG GTACCCAACTGTACCAGTTTCACTTCCTACCAAGTTATCTCAGAAATTTTATCAGCACCCATCCGTAAGACCATTGAAGACCCTCTAATGATAAATTTCTCTCTTCCCACTGACCAAAGAACCAACATCTGTGTGACACTCACTTCGATTATGGGTGTACATCTCATATTCCAGAACATACCAATTA TTACAACTGATATTCAAGATTTGATTGTAAACGTTTGCCCTCAAGAAAACTGTGttagtgtgagcattgtgtATGTTGAACATACCCTCTCTCCCGGAGCTATGGTTTGTGTGATACGTCTATTATCTGATGTCTCACTGGACTTTACAAGCATTAAAATAGAGACGATTCGACGAAATACGAATAACAATTTTACCATCCCTGTGGCTCGCAGTGGATTATACAGAGTGATTGCCTTTGACCTCGAGAACAAcaacaatatacatgtaccaagaATACCCATCTCCATAGCAGCCGACAGTGAAACTACGTTTGTAAGCAATA AATCTTCCACTGAACCAAATTCTCCACCTAATTCTGAGGACATCACTGTCACCAGACTACCAAATGGAAGTGCTGAAGTGACTTGCACTATTTCTGACCAGAGTAATTGTCTAGTGTTGGTTCTGTCTACAAAATCTCCTACTTCTCTTGATCCGATGGTGGTGATTGGTTTTATTGAACCACCTAATGACAGAACCACTGTCACTCTTAATGCCACTTCCGATGTTTATGTTGTAGTATACACCTGGAATAGTGATTCTGATGAGACCATCTTTGATGGACAAGTATCTTTCATTAGCCGACTAGAACAACCAACTA GTCCTCCACTTTCACTATCACCTCCAGTTCCAATGCAAAATTTAATAGTACTAACAATAGCAG GTATCATAACTGTGGTCGTGGTGCTGCTTCTCCTGGTAGTCACCGTAACTATCGTTGTAGCCATGGTTATTGTGAAGAGGAAACAAAGCTGTTCTACATGTAGAGGTGAAATTATTAATAAAAATGGTCATGTTACTtcttccatgcatgcagatgaGGTTCCAGAATCAGATGGACGAGTGGATTGGTCATCAACATTTGCAGGAATTGAGCAGCCCAACGAAGCTTATGCTACAGTACTCATGAAAAACATTGCCTATGAGCAAATAAAGAAACCACGGGGACAGAGGATCGATGACTCACAAGCCCCGGTAGCTGCAGAGGGAGAGTATGAAAGCATTGAGCCAGTTCATCAGTACGAGGAAGTGTTGCCTCAGGGGAAAGCAAGTCGTGCAAACTACGTGGACATCAACTGA